TTACAGCTCATAGGAGAGAAAAAGACAGGCTTTCGGTTTACCAGTTTGCAAAGGAAGAAATCCAAAAAGGAAGGCAAATTTATTTTGTGTATCCACTAATAGAAGAATCTGAGACTTTAGACTATAAAAACTTGATGGAAGGCTTTGAAATAGTACTAGACTATTTTAAAGATTACGAGGTTACGATGCTACACGGCAAAATGAAACCTCACGAAAAAGATGAAGCGATGAATTATTTTGCTTCAGGTAAGGCTCAAATTATGGTGGCTACTACGGTTATAGAGGTTGGGGTAAATGTACCCAATGCTTCGGTAATGGTAATAGAAAGTGCCGAAAGGTTTGGGCTTTCGCAGTTGCATCAGCTTAGAGGTAGAGTAGGGCGAGGGGCAGAGCAGAGCTATTGTATTTTGATGTCCTCGGACAAACTATCCACGGAAGGACGAAAACGAATTAAAACGATGTGCGAAACCAATGACGGGTTTAAAATCTCGGAGGTAGATATGCAACTTAGAGGTCCTGGGGATATATTGGGAACTCAGCAAAGTGGTATTGTAGATTTTAAAAAGTTGGATTTAACTAAAGATGCTTCGGTAATTAAAGTAGCACAGAAAATAGTAACCCTATTGGTACAAAGCGACCCTAATTTAACTCACCCAGCACACGCTCAATTAAGAAATTACTACATAAAGCAATATAAGGGTAAAAACAAATGGGGAAAAATTAGTTGATTTTTCCCCAAGTATTAAGTGTTTTATTTCTTGTAAAATTAATCGCTAGTTCTAGCAGAAGTTTTATAAACTTGGAAGTTGAATACAAAAGTTCTGTCGTTTAAAGAGTAACCAGCATAATTAAAATGAGCATCTCTAGCAAAAGCCGCTTTTGATGGCACTATAATTACTCCTTGTAAGTTGTAAGCTGCTTCAGCTCCTTGATTAAAACTTTTAAAATATTTCAAAGCCTCCTGGAAACCTTCTATTTCGTAGTAACTTCTAGTCTTTCCGCTACTTGTTAGCACCGAGTTTTTAACATAATAGAAAGAAGGATCTTCTTGTGGTGTCCCTGTACCACTAATAGTGTTGTAGAAAGTATATGGACTTCTGAGTTTTACACTTTCATTTTCTTTAGTAGCAACATAGGTCATTGTCTTATGCATTAGGCTTATGTTGTCTGTAGCACCTATAGTGGTGCCATTGTCAGGTTGTGCGTTTGGTCTTACAATGTATACCACTCCAGATTCTAAAGTTTGAGGATTATAATCAGATAAAGGTTTCTCATTATCATCAGTTGTACTACTAGAGTCGAAAGCCACAATATTTCCTCTAGAATCAAAATAATTGTCCTTTAGAAATTGCTGAATGGCTTGTGCATCATAATCGTTTTGTACACTAATATCTACTGTTGTAGTGGTAGTAGTGGTAGTGTCTCTTTTACAAGAGGTAGCGGTAAGTCCTATAGCCAAAAGGCTGAGTGCAATGCTTTTTTTCATTAGAATATCTTTTTGCTTAATAAGCAATTTTCTTAAATTGCGATTTTATTTTTTAGTAACGACAAAAATATAAATAAAATATGAGAATAGATAAATTTTTGTGGAGTGTGAGGTTTTTTAAGACAAGAAGTATAGCGGCAGAAGAAATAAAAAAGAATAGAGTTTCAGTAGGAGAGCAAGTTGCAAAGCCTTCTAGAGAAGTGATGGAGGGCGATATAATTAAAATTAGAAAAAACCAAATTGATTATAAAATAAAGGTAATTCAAATCCCTAAAAGTAGGATAGGAGCTAAGTTAGTTCCACTTCACATCAAAGATATGACGGATAAAGAGCAGTACGAAATCCTAAAAATGCGAAAATTATCACAGGACTACTATCGCCAAAAAGGAGAGGGAAGACCTACGAAGAAAGACCGTAGAGATATGACCGAATTTATCAATACAGATGATGAGACTTTCTTCGATGAAGACGATTGGGACTCGTTTTTTAATGAAGCTGAAGATTTAGAAGACTAATAATTTCATTAACGATTTCGTCGGGAGATTTATCATCAGTATCTACAATATATTTTGCTTTGAAGTAGTAGGCTTGTCTTTCAAACAAGTGTTTTGCAATAAATTCTAGCAGTTGGTCACTGTCTTCTATATGAGCTATAAGTGGTCGGCTGCTTTTTTCTTTTATTAACCTTTTATGAAGGTTTTTCACAGAAGTTCTTAGATAAATACTTTCAGAAAGGGCGTTAATGGCATCTATGTTATTATAATAAACAGGTGTGCCACCTCCCAAACTAAGGATAGTAGATTTTTGAGTGTTGAGTAGGTGTTCTAAGGTTTCTTTTTCTCTTTTTCTGAAATAAATTTCACCCTTTTCTTTAAAAATTTGAGGAATTTCTCTCATTTCTTGCTCAGAAATTACCTTATCTAGGTCTAATAAATTAAAATTTATTTTTTCTGATAATTTTTTGGAAATTAGTGATTTACCACTTCCCATGTAGCCTATTAGAGAAATAATCATGATTTATTTTTAAACAAAATTGCAGAAAAATTTTGAGAAAACAAAAAAAGCCGTATCTTTGCACCACTTTTGAGAACGGAATTATCCTAACTCAAATGACTCGGTAGCTCAGCTGGTAGAGCAATACACTTTTAATGTATGGGTCCTGGGTTCGAATCCCAGCCGAGTCACAAGATAAAAATCTTAATAAAAGATTTTTGCCTGTGTGGTGAAATTGGTAGACACGCCATCTTGAGGGGGTGGTATCCTTAAGGATGTGCTGGTTCGAGTCCAGTCGCAGGCACACAGAAAAAACTTAGACTCGGTAGCTCAGCTGGTAGAGCAATACACTTTTAATGTATGGGTCCTGGGTTCGAATCCCAGCCGAGTCACAATTTGCTGAAAAGTAAATTTTTTTCATATTAATATTTTGTGATTTGGTGTTCAGAAGTCTCCTTGTTTATTATAAGGAGACTTTTGGTTCTTGTATATGTTTGTAGACTTAGTAAAAAGTGGGTAATCTAAAATTAATAATGAGTAACCTAATTGTAGGCCTTTTTAGGTAAAGTTTGATAATAGAAGTAAGGTGAAAATATTAGAAGATAATATATAAAAGCTTGATTTTCAAACATGAAAAAAGCACCAACTAATTATTGGTGCTTTATATGTGGTCCCACCTGGGCTCGAACCAGGGACCACCTGATTATGAGTCAGGTGCTCTAACCAACTGAGCTATAGGACCTATAAAATTCAGTGGTTGAATTTTGTGTTTGCAAAAATACGCTTTTTTATTTAATCTCCAAATTTTTTATTACTTTATTTAATGTGTTTTTACTGAAAATCTATAAGCATAATAAGTAATAAATATATAATTATTTTATTATCAGTTTTTTATTTGATGCTGTGGCTAAAATAAAAATTATATATTAAACAATCGTTTTGTTATTGTAGGTTCATTTTGGTGATTTTCCATATATTTAAAACAAATATGCTAACTTTGCACTAGTTATGGAAAGTAATAGACAAAGAAAGATAGCTCAAATTATACAGGAAGATTTTTCCGAGCTTTTTAGAAAACAAGCGGCTGATAGTAAAGCACAATTTTTAATATCTGTTTCTGATGTAAAGGTAACAGCCGATTTAGGAATTGCTAAGATTTATCTAAGCATTTTTCCTCAGAATTATCGCGAAGCAATAATGAAAGAAATAGAGGCGAATAAATCTCAATATCGTCATTTTATAGGCAATAAAATGGCAAAGCAGGTTCGTGTAATTCCTCAGTTAAGCTTTTATTTAGACACTAGTTTAGACGAAGTAGAAAGAATAGAAAAAGAACTAAAAGGAGAAGGTGATAACCCTATACTCTAAAAAGTAAAACATTGAAAAACACTCCTTTTTATATAGCAAAGCGTTATTTGTTGGCAAAAAAAGGTAGCCAAGCAGTAAGTTTTATTACTGGTTTGGCAGCTATAGCTATGATGGTGGCGGTAGCAGCTATGTTTATTATTGTGTCTGTTTTTTCAGGTTTAGAAGAACTCAATAAGGATTTAGTAGAAGATTTACACGCCGATTTAACCATTACTAGCACTCGTGGAAAGACTTTAGAGAATATAGATAAAATCACAGATGCATTAAAACAGAACCAATCCATATTATTTTTTTCTAAAATTATAGAAGAAAAGGTCTACCTAGACTATAATAATAATGGAGAAATAGCCTATATAAGAGGCGTAGATTCGGTTTACACTAAAGTTAATCCTATACAGAATAGTATTTTTTTCGGAAGCTATCTCTCGTTTGATTATACCAATGATATTGTTATGGAGAATGGGCTTAACTCTAGGCTTTCCATTCCTGTAGGGTCTGATAGAGATTATGCACAGCTTTTTATGCCTAAACCTGGGAAAGGTATTATAAACAAAGAGTCTGATATATTTAACAAAAAAGAAGTTTTTGTGACGGGGGTTTTTAATGGTAAAGACCAACTTAATAGTTATATTATAGCTCCTATAGAGCTGACTCAGGAACTTCTAAACCTGCCCAAAGGTACCGCTTATAGCATTGTGATTAAACTGAAAGATAGTACTGATGCTAACTTTATTAAAAAAGATTTAGAGGGCAGACTTACAAATGTTAAAATAAGTACCAAAGAGGAAGAAAATGCAGCTTTTTGGAAGATGATAAACACCGAAAAATTGATGATTTATCTCATTTTCGGGCTGGTAATTTTCATTACAACATTCAATTTGGCTGGAGCTATTATTATTCTTCAGTTAGATAAAAAAGAACAATCTAGAACTTTAGTTTCTTTGGGAATGACCAAGCAGGAACTGAGAAGAATTTACTTCTATACCGGAAGTCTTGTAGTTATTTTTGGTGTTATTATGGGGCTTGTTATAGGAAGTTTAATTTGCTTATTTCAAATCCAAACGGGATTGTTTAAAGCGGGGGAATTATTACCTTTCCCTGTAAAAATAGAATTAAGAAACTATTTGATAGTTACAGGGATAGCCTTATTTTTTGGATTGCTAATCTCTTTTATATTTTCAAAAATAAATAAGAACTACTTAAACTATAAGTAATTTATAATCACTAAATTTGTACAAGATTAAATTCAATAGGTTATGAAGAATATTTATTTAATAGTAGCTTTTCTGATAGGAGGATTCGGATTGGCTCAAATCCCAGATGGTTATTATGACAGTGCAGAAGGACTTTCGGGATACACTCTTAAAAGTAAATTAAGCGAAATTCTCAATGACAAACACAAAGACAAAGGATACGATGCACTTTGGACGGCTTATGCTACGGCAGATATAGATAAATATTATGAAAACGACAATACCATCTTAGATATTTACTCTGAAAATCCTAGTGGGAAAGACCCTTATTCGTATAGATATAGAACTAACCAATGTGGCAATTATTCTGGAGAAGGGAGTTGCTATAACAGAGAACATATAGTGCCTCAAAGTTTGTTTAGTAAAGCAGCTCCTATGAGAAATGATGCTCATTTCGTGATTCCTACAGATGGTTATGTTAATGGTAAAAGAAGTGATTATCCATTTGGAGTAGTAGGCAACGCTAGTTGGACTTCCAAGAATGGTTCTAAACTAGGCAAAAGTAGCACTAGTGGGTATGGAGGAACTGTTTTTGAACCCATAGATGAGTTTAAAGGCGATGTGGCAAGAATGGTATTCTATTTTGTAACAATGTACGAAAAACGAATTCCTAACTTCAAGTTGGGTGATATGCTTAATGGGACCACTACACAAGGTTTAGAAGATTGGCAGTTAGCAGTTTTACTCACTTGGCACAACCAAGACCCTGTGAGTAAAAGAGAAATAGACAGAAATAATGCTGTTTACAATTATCAGGGGAATAGAAACCCTTTTATAGACCACCCAGAATGGGTTAATCTAATTTGGAAGAAAGAGCTTTCCACCCAAGAAGTGTCTAAAAAAGACAATATTTTGAGTATTTATCCCAATCCAGTAACTGGAGGAAAACTGTATTTTTCTAATTGGAACGATTATGATAAAATAGATATTTTCAGTACAGAAGGGAAGAAAGTGAAATCAGTTAAGTCTTCTAATGAAATAGATGTTTCTAATCTTCCAAAAGGAGTTTATTTATTAAAAGCAGACTCAAAGACTATAAAATTCATAATTAAGTAATATATTTTTTATAGCTAATCTAACCGCATAACCACAGTGTTGTGCGGTTTTTCTTTTTACACTCATATTACAATATATATGTAACTAAAGTTACGCTCTAGACCAACTAATAAGGATAGTTTTGTCCTAAAATAAAATAATATGAGACGATTCTTTTTTACAGGAATAACATTACTAGCTTCATCACTTATGTATTCTCAAGAAGTGGTTAGTGTTTCCCAAGAGGATTTAGAAAGAAAAATAGGACAGCAGAATCTACAGCTAAAACTAGCAGAAGCAGAAGTTAATTCTGCCAAGGCAGATTTACTTATGTCTAGAGCGATGTATTTGCCTAATGTCAACCTTTCTTATACGGGTATTTCTACCAATAATCCTTTAATGGCATTTGGTTCAAGGCTTAATCAGGAGCGTGTCACTATGATAGATTTTGAGCCTAAAAGACTCAATAACCCTGATAATATTTTCAATTTTGCTACTAAGCTAGAGGTGCAACAACCCATCTTTAATCAAGATGCGATTTATCAAAAAAAAGCTGGAGAAGTGCGAGTAGAGGCATTAACTCTAAAGCAAGAACGAACTAAAGACTATCTTCTCTTTGAAATTAAAAAAGCCTATATGCAACTACAAATGGCCTATAAAGCAGTTGCGGTGCTAGAAGGAGCTAGAGAAACCGTCTTATCAAATAAAAAAGTTATTGATAACTATTATAAAAACGGAATGCTACAAAAATCTGATGTTTTGGATATGAATGTGAGAGTTGCTGAAATAGAGAGCCAAATTCAGTTTTCAAAGTCCAATGTTAAAAACGCTTCAGATTATCTTTATTTTTTATTAAATGAAAATTCCCAAGGCAAAGTATTAAAACCAACAGAAAGTTTAAACTATAAAGGTGATGCTCTTGTAAATACTCCAGAGCTTAAAAAAGATAGAAAAGATTTACAAGCCTATCAAAAATCTTTAGATGCTTACGATTATATGATAAAATCAGCTAAGTCCAAACTATTACCTAGATTAAATGCCTTCGGAAGTTTTGAAATGTATGACAATAAGCCTTATCAGTTTGATGCCAACGGCTATCTAGTAGGCGTTCAGTTATCGTGGAATGTATTTGATGGCATGAAGTCTAATAGCGAAATCGCTAAGCAAAAAGCCGAAATATTAAAAACTCAAACCGAAATACAACAATACCAAAAACAAGCAGAATTAGAATTAGTGAAAGCTTACAGGCAAGTACAAGATACTGATAATAAAGTGAATCTAACCAAATTAGCATGGGAGCAAAGTGCAGAGGCGTACAGAATCAGAAAAAATAGATACGAACAAGGTCTAGAAAAGGTCTCCGACCTTTTGAATACCGAAACCGCAATGTCTAAAAAAGAATTAGAATACCAACAAACTATTTTTGAATATAACATCGCATTAGAATACTTTAATTTTTTAAATAAATAATTATGAATAAAATAAAAACAGGCATCTTAGTGGTGGCAGTAGCCGTTTTGGGCAGTTGCTCTTCCGATTCAAAAACAATTACAGATAACAGCCAACTTATTAAGGTACAACTCAGTAACTCTTCAGTTACAAACAATTTGGGTTACGCTATGGCAAGTGGCAAGCTGGTTGCCAAAAAATCAGTAAATATTTCTACAAGAATGATGGGCTACATTACTGGTCTAACGGTAGAAGTAGGTGATTTCGTAAAAGCAGGACAAGGTCTCGTAAGTATTAACAATACTGATATCCAAGCTAAAGGCGGACAGGTAAACGCCCAAATTGCACAAGCCAAAGCCAATTTTGAAATCGCTCAAAAAGACTATCAGCGTTTTCAAAATCTATACAAAAACCAGAGTGCTTCTCAGAAAGAGTTAGACGATATGAAAGGGAGATACGATATGGCAAAAGCAGGACTAGACGCAGCCCAAATGATGAAGTCTGAAGTAAACTCACAATACAAATATACCAATATCACTGCTCCTATTTCTGGAGTAGTAACTGCTAAATATGCTAACCAAGGAGATATGGCAAGCCCAGGAATGCCTATTTTAACTATTGAAAGTTCAGGCGATTTACAAGCTCAGGTTTTAGTTTCGGAGCAAGATATTACTTTAGTTAAGAGTGGTATGCCCGTTAAAGTTTTAATGAAATCTACCAACCAAGAAATAGCTGGCACCGTGGCAGATGTGAGCCTTTCCGCTACGAATACAGGTGGACAATATTTAGTAAAAATCAACCTTCCACAAAGTAGCAGTTATTTACCAGGTATGTTTGTGAATGTTCAGTTTCCATTCAAAAGGAACGGAAAACTTAACCAAGATTTACCAGAGTCTGTAAGTATCCCAAAATCAGCTCTAGTAGAACAAGGACAGCTTACAGGAGTTTACACCGTAAGTGCTAATAATACCGCAATGCTCCGTTGGATAAAGGTAGGGAAAGTAATGGGAGATCAAGTAGAAGTTCTTTCAGGGTTATCCTCTCAAGAGCCTTATATTATTTCCTCTCAAGGAAAACTCTATAACGGTGCTAAAGTAAGTATAAAATAAAGCGTTTAACAGCGGAATAAATTTAATATTTAAACCGCTAAAAAATTAATTAAAAATATGGAAAAAGGATTTGCAGGACGCATTGCCGAATTTTTCATCAATTCCAAACTCACCATTTTATTGATGATTGCATTGATGATAATAGGCGTATATAGCTCTACCCTAATACCTAGGGAAGAAGAACCACAGATTATAGTTCCGATGGCAGATGTTATGGTAGGCTATCCTGGAGCTAACCCTACAGAAGTAGAAAATAGAGTGGTAAAACCGCTTGAAAAGATAATATCCAACATCAAAGGAGTTGAGCATGTACATTCTATGGCAATGAATGGAAAAGCCATGCTTATCGTACAATTTTATGTAGGTGAAGATACAGAACGCTCTTATGTAAAACTCTATGACGAGCTTATGAAACATAAAATGATGTTTCCTAAAGGAGTTTACGAACCTATAGTTAAAACAAGGTCTATAGATGATGTCCCAATGCTAGGGCTTACACTTTGGAGCGAAAACTACAATGATTATCAGTTAAGACAAATAACAGAGGAATTAGCTTCAGAAATAAAAAAAGTAAAAGATGTTTCTCTTACGAATGTTATTGGAGGAAGAGCCCGCCAACTCAAAGTAATTTTAGATAAAGCTAAAATGGCAGAATCTAGTGTAGATGCTCTTTCTGTAATGCAAATGATACAAGCGAGTAATGGTAGCTCTCAAACAGGAAGTTTTGTTAATAATAATCAGGAATATTTACTGACTACAGGACAATTTTTAACCTCTAAAGAAGATGTAGAAAACCTTGTCGTAGGGACTTCTCAAAATATGCCTGTGTACCTAAAGCAAATTGCTAAGGTAGAAGATGGTGCTTCTTCTCCTGCCAATTATGTAAGTATGGGGTTTGGTCAAAATACTGAAAAAGGACAGAAAAACCCTTCGGAATATCCAGCCATCACACTATCTGTTTCTAAAGTAAAGGGGGCTGATGCTATGAAAATATCAGAACAAATTCTAGAAAAAGTAGAACATTTAAAGAAAAATCTTATTCCTGCAGATGTACATGTGGAAGTAACTAGAAACTATGGTGAAACAGCTTCCCATAAAGTATCCGAGCTACTCATGCACTTAGGCGTTGCTATTTTAGCAGTGACTATTTTGGTAATGCTTGCTATGGGTTGGAGAGGCGGTTTAGTGGTCTTCCTTTCGGTACCTCTTACATTTGCACTTACACTGTTTAGTTATTATGTTTTAGGGTACACTCTTAATAGGATTACACTATTTGCATTAGTATTTGTAGTGGGTATCGTGGTAGATGATAGTATTATTATCGCAGAAAATATGCACCGCCACTTCCACATGAGAAAGCTCCCATTTAAAGAAGCGGCTATCTATGCTATCAACGAGGTAGGAAACCCTACTATCTTAGCGACTTTTACCGTAATTGCTGCTATTTTACCAATGGCTTTTGTTTCTGGAATGATGGGACCTTACATGAGTCCAATGCCAATAGGAGCTTCTATAGCAATGTTACTCTCACTTTTTGTGGCACTTACAATCACTCCTTATTTAGGCTATCATCTGCTTAAAGTAAAAGATGATGAGGAACATAAAGAAGAACAAGGTCTAGAAACGAGCTTAATTTATAAATGGTACAAAAAAATAGAACAGCCACTATTAGATAGTTCCAAGAAACGATGGACAATATTAGGAGTTACTACAGTATTATTGCTGATTTCTGTATTGGCATTTTTCACCAAATGGGTAGCGGTTAAGATGCTTCCTTTTGATAATAAAAATGAAATTCAGGTTGTAATAGATATGCCAGAAGGTACACCTTTAGAAAAAACGGCAGCTGTTACCAAAGATGTTGCACAGTATTTAAGAACCGTCCCTGAAGTAGTAAACTATCAAAATTATATTGGAGCTTCATCACCCATTACCTTTAATGGTTTAGTAAGACACTACGATATGAGAGGGCAAAGCAATACCGCAGATATTCAAGTGAATCTTTTGGATAAATCGGCTCGTTCCAAACAAAGTCATGATGTAGCTAAAACCATTAGACCAGAAATACAAAAGATAGCGAAAAAGTACGGTGCTAATATCAAAATTGTAGAGGTGCCACCAGGTCCACCTGTGCTTTCTACCATAGTAGCTGAAGTCTATGGTCCTAATTATGAGGAACAGGTAAAAATTGCCGACCAAGTACAACAAATTTTAAAACAAGCAGATGATGTAGTAGATGTAGATTGGATGGTAGAAGCTCCACAAACAGAGTTTAAAATAATCCCTGACAATGAGAAAAGTATGCTAAATGGCATCGCACCTCAGCAGTTGGTGGGTAACCTTACTTATCTTATGGGAGAGTATCCTATCTCTACATTGTACGATGAAAAGTCCAATCAGCCTGTTAATATGGTTATGAAGCTAGATGATGCCGAAAAAGCTACGCTACAAGACATCACTGCTCTTAAAGTAAAGGGACAAATGGGTAACATGCTTCCTATAAGCGATATTGCTAAAGTGGAAAAACACACCTTAGAGAAGAGTATTTATAGAAAAGATCAAAAGCGAGTAGTTTATGTTTTAGCTGATATGGCAGGTGTCTTAGAAAGTCCAGCCTACGCTATATTGGGTATGGAAGAAAAACTCAAAAAAATGAATCTCCCTGAAGGATATAGCATCAATGAGTTGTATATGGCACAGCCTTCTGATGAAAGCGATTTTACCGTAAAATGGGACGGAGAGTGGCAAATCACTTTAGAAGTATTTAGAGACTTAGGAGCTGCTTTTTTAGTAGTTATCATCATTATTTATATGTTGATTGTAGGTTGGTTTCAGAACTTTAAAACACCTATTGTTATGATGGTTGCTATACCTCTTTCTTTAGTGGGTATTGTACTAGGGCATTGGTTGTTAGGAGCATTCTTTACCGCCACTTCATTTATCGGAATGATAGCCTTAGCTGGTGTAATGGTAAGGAACTCAGTATTGTTAATAGACTTTATAGAAATTAGATTGAAAGAAGGTGTACCTATGAAACAAGCAATTATAGAAGCTGGAGCGGTAAGAACAACGCCTATCTTGTTAACTACTGGAGCAGTTGTGATAGGAGCGGTAATTATTCTCTTTGACCCTATTTTCCAAGGTCTAGCAATATCATTGGTTTTTGGAGCTATAGTTTCTACAGTTCTTACCCTTCTTGTAGTCCCTTTGGTATATTATATGACAGAGAAAAAGAAATGGGATAAAATCCAATCGGAACAATCTGCAGAAATACCAGAGTAACTTTAAAACAAATTTTCACATAAACATTGCTAGGTGTTTTTTAAAATAACTTAGCAATGTTTTCTAATTTAAGAGATAAATAACAACAGAAATACATTAGTTAAAAAATGAAAACAAGAATAATACACGCTGTAGCAGGAACTATGGTTTTAACCAGCTTACTACTGGGACTTTATGTGCACGAAAATTGGTTTTTCCTTACAGGTTTTGTGGGGCTTAACTTATTACAATCCTCTGTAACTAACTGGTGTTTACTCAAAACTATTTTAGAAAAAATAGGTATTGAAGATGATAGCAATAGTTGTGGCTATTAGATGTTGCTAGACACTTAAATAAAAATAGGCTACCTTTTAAGGGTAGCCTATGCTTATTAGAAACAATTTATTTATTGTAGGTGATGGTATAGGTATTAGTATCACTGCTACTGCCATTGCTGTTATTTGAGTAAGTATAAGTACTAACTATATTAGTAGGGTAGCTATTTGAGTTATAGGTATTTTGATATGTTGTTTTATAGGTATTGCCGTTGCTATCAATTGAGGTATAGGTAGTATAATTATTTTGTGTAAAAGATAATTCGCCCTCCATAATAAGATTTAGACCTAATAGAGCTTCCTTAAACCCAGCTATATTCTTGAAAATACCATTTTTATCATCATAAGAAATAGTGCTATTAAAAACACTTGTGGAATATTGAGATGTATGTGTACTTACATATTTAGAAACCTGTCCGTCTGTGAGTGTGTAGACATAAGACCCACTACTAGTGTAAGTGCCACTTGGATAGGTATAAACTTGAGTTTCTTCAGTTGTTACAGTACCATCGGTATTATAGGTATAATTAGTTTCTATCTTTAAACTATATTGTTTGTTGTTTTTAGTTCCTGTTGATATGGTTTTGGTAAGTCTACCATTGAGGTATTCAAAGGTAGTAGTAGTAATATCTACATCTTTTTTTTCAATAATTTTAGAAATAAGGTTGTTAGAGTACTCAAAATTGATAGTGTTAGTATCTGAACCATAAGCTCCAACTATTTCTAATAGTTTATTTCCGTTATAGGTAAGA
The genomic region above belongs to Riemerella anatipestifer and contains:
- a CDS encoding RNA-binding S4 domain-containing protein, translating into MRIDKFLWSVRFFKTRSIAAEEIKKNRVSVGEQVAKPSREVMEGDIIKIRKNQIDYKIKVIQIPKSRIGAKLVPLHIKDMTDKEQYEILKMRKLSQDYYRQKGEGRPTKKDRRDMTEFINTDDETFFDEDDWDSFFNEAEDLED
- a CDS encoding shikimate kinase — its product is MIISLIGYMGSGKSLISKKLSEKINFNLLDLDKVISEQEMREIPQIFKEKGEIYFRKREKETLEHLLNTQKSTILSLGGGTPVYYNNIDAINALSESIYLRTSVKNLHKRLIKEKSSRPLIAHIEDSDQLLEFIAKHLFERQAYYFKAKYIVDTDDKSPDEIVNEIISLLNLQLH
- the rbfA gene encoding 30S ribosome-binding factor RbfA, yielding MESNRQRKIAQIIQEDFSELFRKQAADSKAQFLISVSDVKVTADLGIAKIYLSIFPQNYREAIMKEIEANKSQYRHFIGNKMAKQVRVIPQLSFYLDTSLDEVERIEKELKGEGDNPIL
- a CDS encoding ABC transporter permease, which produces MKNTPFYIAKRYLLAKKGSQAVSFITGLAAIAMMVAVAAMFIIVSVFSGLEELNKDLVEDLHADLTITSTRGKTLENIDKITDALKQNQSILFFSKIIEEKVYLDYNNNGEIAYIRGVDSVYTKVNPIQNSIFFGSYLSFDYTNDIVMENGLNSRLSIPVGSDRDYAQLFMPKPGKGIINKESDIFNKKEVFVTGVFNGKDQLNSYIIAPIELTQELLNLPKGTAYSIVIKLKDSTDANFIKKDLEGRLTNVKISTKEEENAAFWKMINTEKLMIYLIFGLVIFITTFNLAGAIIILQLDKKEQSRTLVSLGMTKQELRRIYFYTGSLVVIFGVIMGLVIGSLICLFQIQTGLFKAGELLPFPVKIELRNYLIVTGIALFFGLLISFIFSKINKNYLNYK
- a CDS encoding endonuclease; protein product: MKNIYLIVAFLIGGFGLAQIPDGYYDSAEGLSGYTLKSKLSEILNDKHKDKGYDALWTAYATADIDKYYENDNTILDIYSENPSGKDPYSYRYRTNQCGNYSGEGSCYNREHIVPQSLFSKAAPMRNDAHFVIPTDGYVNGKRSDYPFGVVGNASWTSKNGSKLGKSSTSGYGGTVFEPIDEFKGDVARMVFYFVTMYEKRIPNFKLGDMLNGTTTQGLEDWQLAVLLTWHNQDPVSKREIDRNNAVYNYQGNRNPFIDHPEWVNLIWKKELSTQEVSKKDNILSIYPNPVTGGKLYFSNWNDYDKIDIFSTEGKKVKSVKSSNEIDVSNLPKGVYLLKADSKTIKFIIK
- a CDS encoding TolC family protein, with translation MRRFFFTGITLLASSLMYSQEVVSVSQEDLERKIGQQNLQLKLAEAEVNSAKADLLMSRAMYLPNVNLSYTGISTNNPLMAFGSRLNQERVTMIDFEPKRLNNPDNIFNFATKLEVQQPIFNQDAIYQKKAGEVRVEALTLKQERTKDYLLFEIKKAYMQLQMAYKAVAVLEGARETVLSNKKVIDNYYKNGMLQKSDVLDMNVRVAEIESQIQFSKSNVKNASDYLYFLLNENSQGKVLKPTESLNYKGDALVNTPELKKDRKDLQAYQKSLDAYDYMIKSAKSKLLPRLNAFGSFEMYDNKPYQFDANGYLVGVQLSWNVFDGMKSNSEIAKQKAEILKTQTEIQQYQKQAELELVKAYRQVQDTDNKVNLTKLAWEQSAEAYRIRKNRYEQGLEKVSDLLNTETAMSKKELEYQQTIFEYNIALEYFNFLNK
- a CDS encoding efflux RND transporter periplasmic adaptor subunit, whose translation is MNKIKTGILVVAVAVLGSCSSDSKTITDNSQLIKVQLSNSSVTNNLGYAMASGKLVAKKSVNISTRMMGYITGLTVEVGDFVKAGQGLVSINNTDIQAKGGQVNAQIAQAKANFEIAQKDYQRFQNLYKNQSASQKELDDMKGRYDMAKAGLDAAQMMKSEVNSQYKYTNITAPISGVVTAKYANQGDMASPGMPILTIESSGDLQAQVLVSEQDITLVKSGMPVKVLMKSTNQEIAGTVADVSLSATNTGGQYLVKINLPQSSSYLPGMFVNVQFPFKRNGKLNQDLPESVSIPKSALVEQGQLTGVYTVSANNTAMLRWIKVGKVMGDQVEVLSGLSSQEPYIISSQGKLYNGAKVSIK